Proteins encoded within one genomic window of Eurosta solidaginis isolate ZX-2024a chromosome 1, ASM4086904v1, whole genome shotgun sequence:
- the pros gene encoding homeobox protein prospero isoform X1, which yields MMSSEEDTDCFGLYSDDKLLVKAVTSTLTAHAGRSTTNSPQPLLGLDTTDIVIKQETPTATTKIIRATPPPTTTNSSSPITIETARVKKTKQNNNNNAKGNNTNDNCTNKNNSNNIITLDEEHIENAHNGKEHDERIQSKQHDKNNVNDDENENENDDDDDDVVILEGNVDHTITTAITNLSSRQLNKQNTRNRKRNRSSRSRSRSRGSLSSLCSSVSASSSTTNSVGKKQVTAQVVPANESSLCGAVNKTATCIANLQQSTTNAILTRTTQKQTSKVLISSTHQTKNAALSLTQQQQTSDLNSVHNKNNCLTNTATTTTDLLNNSNCANLNTNKLNVHTNGSATANLDTKLYVIPAFSSPLLTSGAVTATKQQDNCTTISPRTNVPNATPLVPSTVSDSYMSSAAAAVAGVTAVGSACVSTSLYGTLLNHNNQTASPALSTVSSLSPNNSIIINGVSGSSCNNNTNNNSNNNNTATNNQQNQNSLTNTNNTVVVGESASSSPTASLLTGNFTTALGSLFSANGFGSAKMLNELFGRQMKQAQDATSGLPATLDNAMLAAAMESATSAELLSAAGFVNSLGLNATTNKLLNNNTINSLSSGGNATTTTNTNTSIDNAPQTSSGAQTPTKDRRISNCSDRSLDEVASRNGDISSPTRAASVSSTTTTLPAANERSSPPSAHEQQQQQQQQQNELAHHMLRNILQGKKELMQLDQELRTVMNQHQQQQQQHLADTQQTHTLKMNNNNLTAANNNNNIADKEIINLLEDTMSDIKIKCEPNTLSNSADTATAAHRKSTDSEENADSQQEDEQQSEPDHMAEQHMEDVDDAQHHNNLTVGVTKKEADEILEDVELMGLNSRSDLESLASPSQSEMMLLENSKDELDDELEKDVVATRTNKKSGMDMKRARVENIVTTMRASPSAHQTHLQVNGCKKRKLYQPQQHAMERYVAAAAGLNFGLNLQTLMLDEETSNDMESPQIQQKRVEKNALKSQLRSMQEQLAEMQQKYVQLCSRMEQESECQDLDDTASDSMEQEDEQVGGGGVELSPSPSLTAESLGNDTKLQQTSADSVERLTHSTSPTAAPILQIKSQKHLTSQNALGALDSAPNVLSQMMSKMMSSRTLVGHPHMQQSFNGGPLPLLPHMPQLQGDAAAAAAAHLTHPAAISNAAAMYLGQQFFFEQEARMAKEAAEQQERQQQQQQQQQQHQLQQQQQHQQEQEQQQRRFEQDQQQRRKEEKQQQAQQQQQAAQQLQRQQQQQQLQQMQHLEHGATPSAVALNQPTRPQLHHNRLHQRHGSHSSLKSELSEKFNMLRSSSNSIMRMSGSDLEGLADVLKSEITTSLSALVDTIVTRFVHQRRLFSKQSDSVAAAAEQLNKDLLMASQILDRKSPRTKVADRLQANSGNTNNTNSASGQPIVGGGNSAVNTAAAVQSGNNGSLLLVNNNNNTSSTTNQLNKQLNNANISSTNHLGHLQSAVNNGGPQQMHIGGGVNVPQHPLANSQNANAMGTSNAQANAQQMSALAAQNCQSLIAAPRLNGNQLSFPSPAAAAAAAMGLQMHHAAAAAAMSAAAANQQQQNHNQQLTNDNSNQHPMQTSLTLNSNPNLNNTNNNISTINIPPPHIRPSPTAAAIFQAPKTPQGMNPVAAAALYNSMAAGGPNQMNPFCMPDARDAQQQQQQQQQQQQQQQQQQQQQQQQQQQQILEQNEALSLVVTPKKKRHKVTDTRITPRTVSRILAQDGVVPPSPVLDGGNNNNKFGNIQPNQQQAQQQQNSNQTQCQAPNSGNNSASATPINVNGNVVGGNVNTTPVQSPSPRAQAPTYHPPPPPPPPMLPVSLPTSVAIPNPSLHESQVFSPYSPFFNPHPPHAPPPPHPHGPHGGHNTPTAAQMHHMKMSTSPTGLGGLMDSRDSPPLPHPPSMLHPALLAAAHHGGSPDYSAHLRAAMDAQDRNSDCNSADMQFDGMQPTISFLKQQMIKNSDSLSPLHSSTLTPMHLRKAKLMFFWVRYPSSAVLKMYFPDIKFNKNNTAQLVKWFSNFREFYYIQMEKYARQAVTEGVKCADELRVGGDSELYRVLNLHYNRNNHIEVPQNFRFVIEQTLREFYRAIQGGKDTEQSWKKAIYKVISRMDDPVPEYFKSPNFLEQLE from the coding sequence ATGATGTCATCAGAGGAGGATACAGATTGTTTTGGTTTGTATAGCGATGATAAGTTATTAGTTAAGGCAGTAACGAGCACATTAACAGCACACGCAGGAAGAAGCACAACAAATTCGCCGCAACCGCTATTAGGTTTGGATACAACAGATATTGTAATAAAACAAGAAACAcccacagcaacaacaaaaataatacgCGCTACACCGCCACCTACAACTACAAACAGCAGCAGTCCAATAACAATAGAAACAGCGCGAGTcaagaaaacgaaacaaaataacaacaacaacgctaaAGGTAACAATACCAACGATAAttgtacaaataaaaataatagcaATAACATTATCACGCTTGACGAGGAGCATATTGAGAACGCGCATAACGGCAAAGAGCACGACGAGCGCATACAAAGCAAGCAACACGATAAGAATAACGTGAACGACGACGAAAACGAAAACGAaaacgacgacgacgacgacgacgttgTCATACTCGAAGGCAACGTAGACCATACTATTACTACTGcaataacaaatttaagtagtagACAATTGAACAAGCAAAATACACGTAATCGTAAACGCAATCGTAGCAGTCGTAGTCGCAGTCGCAGTCGCGGTAGTCTCAGTAGTCTGTGTAGCAGTGTGAGCGCAAGTAGCAGCACCACCAACAGTGTTGGCAAAAAGCAAGTCACAGCACAAGTTGTGCCAGCAAACGAAAGTAGTCTGTGTGGTGCCGTCAATAAGACAGCAACGTGTATCGCTAACTTACAACAATCAACAACAAATGCTATACTAACGCGTacaacacaaaaacaaacgtcaAAAGTGTTAATTTCTTCAACGCATCAAACAAAGAACGCCGCGTTATCCttgacacaacaacaacaaactagtGATTTAAATAGTgtgcataataaaaacaattgtttaacaaatacagcaacaacaacaacagatttgCTTAATAATAGTAATTGTGCCAATTTgaatacaaataaattaaatgtgcATACAAATGGCAGTGCTACAGCAAACTTAGACACAAAATTATACGTCATTCCCGCATTTAGTTCACCGCTTTTGACTAGCGGTGCAGTAACGGCAACTAAACAACAAGATAACTGTACAACAATAAGTCCACGTACAAACGTACCAAACGCAACACCGCTAGTGCCGTCAACAGTGTCTGACTCCTACATGAGTAGTGCTGCTGCGGCTGTGGCTGGTGTAACAGCTGTTGGTTCCGCGTGCGTCTCAACCTCTTTATATGGTACATTATTAAATCATAATAATCAAACAGCATCGCCTGCTTTGTCAACGGTGTCGTCATTGTCGCCTAATAACTCTATAATAATAAATGGTGTAAGTGGTAGTAGCtgcaataataatactaataataatagtaacaacaacaacactgccaCAAACAATCAGCAAAATCAAAATTCACTAACAAATACAAATAATACAGTTGTTGTTGGTGAATCGGCTTCCTCATCGCCAACAGCATCATTGCTTACGGGCAATTTTACAACGGCGCTTGGTAGCCTCTTCTCCGCAAACGGTTTCGGTTCAGCAAAAATGTTGAATGAATTATTTGGACGACAAATGAAGCAAGCACAAGATGCTACTAGTGGCCTTCCAGCCACATTAGACAATGCAATGTTAGCCGCTGCTATGGAATCGGCCACAAGCGCTGAGCTCTTAAGTGCAGCCGGTTTTGTTAATAGTTTAGGCttgaatgcaacaacaaataaattgCTCAATAATAATACAATAAATAGTTTAAGTAGTGGTGGTAatgcaactacaacaacaaatacaaatacaagcaTTGATAATGCACCACAAACTTCAAGCGGTGCGCAAACACCAACCAAAGATCGGCGTATTAGCAATTGTAGCGATCGTTCCTTGGATGAGGTGGCATCGCGTAATGGTGATATAAGCTCACCTACGCGCGCAGCTTCGGTTAGCTCGACTACAACTACGCTGCCAGCAGCAAATGAAAGAAGCTCACCACCAAGTGCACAcgagcaacagcagcagcaacaacaacaacagaatgaGCTGGCGCATCATATGCTGCGTAATATTTTGCAAGGTAAGAAGGAGCTAATGCAGCTCGATCAAGAGCTGCGCACGGTAATGAATcagcatcaacagcaacaacaacaacacctagCTGATACGCAACAAACGCATACGCTcaaaatgaataataataatttaactgccgcaaataataataataatattgccgataaagaaattataaatTTGTTAGAAGACACGATGTCTGATATCAAAATCAAATGTGAACCCAATACACTGTCAAATAGCGCAGATACAGCCACAGCTGCGCATCGAAAATCCACTGACTCAGAAGAAAATGCTGACTCGCAACAAGAAGACGAACAGCAATCTGAGCCCGATCACATGGCCGAACAGCATATGGAGGATGTCGATGATGCACAGCATCACAACAATCTGACAGTAGGCGTAACAAAGAAAGAGGCTGACGAAATATTAGAAGATGTCGAGTTAATGGGTCTCAACTCACGCTCCGATCTTGAATCGTTAGCCTCACCAAGTCAATCGGAAATGATGCTGCTAGAGAATAGCAAAGATGAGCTAGATGATGAGCTAGAAAAAGATGTTGTCGCCACTAGGACAAACAAAAAATCTGGCATGGATATGAAACGTGCGCGCGTTGAAAACATAGTTACAACAATGCGTGCCTCGCCATCAGCGCATCAAACGCATTTACAAGTGAATGGTTGTAAGAAGCGTAAACTCTATCAACCACAACAACATGCAATGGAACGTTATGTTGCAGCAGCTGCTGGATTAAATTTTGGTCtaaatctacaaacgctaatgttGGATGAGGAGACCTCAAACGATATGGAATCACCGCAAATACAACAAAAGCGCGTCGAAAAGAATGCGCTCAAATCGCAGCTACGTTCAATGCAAGAACAATTGGCTGAAATgcaacaaaaatatgtgcaattatGCTCACGCATGGAGCAAGAGTCCGAATGTCAGGACTTGGATGATACTGCCAGTGATAGTATGGAGCAAGAAGATGAGCAAGTTGGCGGTGGTGGTGTTGAGCTCTCGCCTTCACCCTCACTAACCGCTGAATCGCTAGGCAACGATACAAAACTGCAGCAAACAAGCGCAGATAGCGTTGAACGTCTCACACACTCCACATCGCCCACTGCAGCGCCAATACTacaaattaaatcacaaaaaCATTTAACCTCGCAAAATGCGTTGGGCGCCTTAGATAGCGCACCCAATGTGCTCTCACAAATGATGAGTAAAATGATGTCGTCGCGTACGCTTGTTGGTCATCCGCATATGCAGCAATCATTCAATGGTGGTCCCTTACCACTACTGCCGCACATGCCACAGCTGCAAGGTGATGCCGCAGCAGCAGCGGCAGCACATTTAACACATCCCGCTGCTATTAGTAATGCGGCTGCTATGTATTTGGGACAGCAATTCTTTTTTGAACAGGAAGCGCGCATGGCGAAAGAGGCGGCTGAACAGCAAGAGcgccaacaacagcagcagcagcaacagcaacaacatcagctacaacagcagcaacagcacCAGCAGGAGCAAGAACAGCAGCAAAGACGTTTCGAGCAGGACCAACAGCAACGGCGCAAAGAAGAAAAGCAACAGcaggcgcaacaacaacagcaagcagcGCAACAAttgcaacgccaacaacaacaacaacaactgcaacaaATGCAACATTTGGAACATGGTGCAACACCTAGCGCTGTGGCGCTCAATCAACCAACACGCCCACAACTGCATCATAATAGATTGCATCAGCGTCACGGAAGCCACTCTTCGCTCAAATCCGAACTTTCCGAAAAATTTAACATGTTGCGCTCTAGTTCTAACTCGATTATGCGCATGTCCGGTTCCGATCTCGAGGGACTCGCCGATGTGCTAAAATCTGAGATTACCACCTCACTCTCCGCTTTGGTGGATACGATCGTTACACGTTTTGTACATCAACGTCGCCTCTTTAGCAAACAATCCGATTCAGTTGCTGCAGCGGCTGAGCAACTCAATAAGGATTTGCTTATGGCCTCACAAATATTGGATCGTAAGTCGCCGCGCACAAAAGTCGCTGATCGTTTACAAGCAAATTCAGGCAATACAAATAACACAAACTCTGCATCCGGTCAACCAATAGTAGGCGGCGGAAACTCTGCTGTTAATACAGCAGCAGCAGTACAATCAGGTAATAATGGTTCTCTTCTtctagttaataataataataatacctccTCCACAACTAACcaattaaataaacaattaaataatgCTAATATTTCCTCCACTAATCATTTGGGTCACTTGCAGTCAGCAGTGAATAATGGTGGTCCCCAACAAATGCATATAGGCGGCGGTGTTAATGTGCCACAACACCCGCTTGCGAATAGCCAAAACGCAAATGCTATGGGGACCTCTAATGCACAAGCGAATGCGCAGCAAATGTCTGCATTGGCAGCGCAAAATTGCCAAAGTTTAATTGCTGCACCCCGTTTGAATGGTAATCAATTGTCATTTCCATCACCGGCTGCGGCTGCAGCTGCGGCAATGGGTTTGCAAATGCATCATGCAGCTGCCGCAGCCGCTATGTCCGCAGCCGCTGCTAATCAGCAGCAACAAAATCATAATCAGCAACTAACGAACGACAATTCGAACCAACACCCAATGCAAACGAGTCTTACGTTGAACTCGAATCCAAATTTAAATAATACTAACAATAATATAAGTACAATTAATATACCACCTCCTCATATACGTCCTTCGCCCACAGCGGCAGCAATATTTCAGGCACCGAAGACACCGCAAGGCATGAATCCGGTCGCTGCTGCTGCACTCTACAACTCAATGGCCGCGGGCGGCCCAAATCAAATGAATCCTTTTTGCATGCCAGATGCGCGTGAtgctcaacaacaacaacagcagcagcagcagcagcaacaacaacagcagcagcagcagcaacaacaacaacagcagcagcaacaacaaatattAGAACAAAATGAAGCACTCAGCTTAGTTGTAACACCAAAGAAGAAACGTCATAAGGTGACCGATACACGCATTACACCGCGTACCGTTAGTCGCATACTTGCCCAAGATGGTGTTGTGCCACCAAGTCCTGTATTGGATGGtggcaataataataataaattcggCAACATTCAACCGAATCAGCAACAagcacagcaacaacaaaattcaaATCAAACGCAATGTCAAGCGCCAAATTCAGGCAATAATAGCGCCAGCGCTACACCCATCAATGTGAATGGCAATGTTGTTGGTGGTAATGTGAATACAACACCTGTACAAAGTCCATCACCACGTGCACAAGCGCCCACCTACCATCcgccgccaccaccaccaccacccatGTTGCCCGTGTCGTTGCCCACATCGGTGGCTATACCCAATCCATCGTTGCACGAGTCACAAGTCTTCTCACCTTATAGTCCATTCTTTAATCCTCACCCGCCGCATGCGCCGCCACCACCACATCCGCATGGTCCGCATGGTGGTCATAATACGCCAACTGCAGCACAAATGCATCACATGAAAATGTCGACGAGTCCAACTGGTCTGGGCGGTTTGATGGATTCACGCGATTCACCACCGCTACCTCATCCACCGTCAATGTTGCATCCGGCTTTGTTGGCAGCAGCACACCATGGCGGCTCACCTGATTATAGTGCGCATTTGCGTGCAGCTATGGATGCACAGGATCGTAATTCGGATTGTAATTCGGCGGATATGCAATTTGATGGAATGCAACCAACGATATCATTCCTGAAACAGCAAATGAT